The genomic stretch ATTTGGGTCCCAACAAAATACACAAATTAGAAATATCCATGCATTAATTTTTCAACGGTTTAGATGTAAAAATCCTATGTGTCATCTCATGACATGTTCTTGTTGTCTACCTACTTCAGGTCATTTACCGCAGTGCTTCCGAAAGTGTGGTACGCGTACCCCAAGGGGTAAGGTAAGGGTTAGACTTGAGAGggggtacgcgttgcacctcTTTAACTCTGCCGATTGTTTGGAATACCCATTAATTACGTTTTGTTCATCAATTAAGTGTGGCTGGGGATAGGGGTGAGGGGTACTCGGCATTGCAACAAATATACACGGGGTACTCAGCATTGCAACAAATATACACGGGGTACTCAACATTGCAACAAATATACACGGGGTACTCAACATTGCAACAAATATACACGGGGTACTCAGCATTGCAACAAATATACACGGGGTACTCAACATTGCAACAGATGTACACGGGGGTACTCAGAATTGCAACAAATATACACGGGGTACTCAGCATTGCAACAAATATACACTGGGTACTCAGGATTGCAACAAATGTACATGGGTACTCAGCATTGCAACAAATGTACACGAGGGTACTCAGCATTGCAACAAATATACACggggtactcagcattacaacaaatgtaaacaggGGTACTCAGCATTAAAACAAATGTACACGGGGGTACTCAGCATTGCAACAAATATACACGGGGAACTCAGCATTAAAACAAATGTACACaggggtactcagcattacaaCAAATGTACACGGGGGTACTCAGCATTGCAACAAATGTACACAGGGGTACTCAGCATTGCAACAAATGTACACGGGGTACTCAGCATTGCAACAAATGTACACGGGGTACTCAGCATTGCAACAAATGTACACGGGGTACTCAGCATTGCAACAAATGTACACGGGGGTACTCAGCATTGCAACAAATGTACACGGGGGTACTCAGCATTGCAACAAATGTACACGGGGTACTCAGCATTGCAACAAATGTACACGGGGGTACTCAGCATTGCAACAAATGTACACGGGGTACTCAGCATTGCAACAAATATACACGGGGTACTCAGCATTGCAACAAATGTACACGGGGTACTCAGCATTGCAACAAATGTACACGGGGTACTCAGCATTGCAACAAATGTACACGGGGTACTCAGCATTGCAACAAATGTACACGGGGGTACTCAGCATTGCAACAAATGTACACGGGGGTACTCAGCATTGCAACAAATGTACACGGGGGTACTTAGCATTGCAACAAATGTACACGGGGTACTCAGCATTGCAACAAATGTACACGGGGGTACTCAGCATTGCAACAAATGTACACGGGGTACTCAGCATTGCAACAAATGTACACGGGGTACTCAGCATTGCAACAAATGTACACGGGGTACTCAGCATTGCAACAAATGTACGCGGGGTACTCAGCATTGCAACAAATGTACACGGGGGTACTCAGCATTGCAACAAATGTACACGGGGTACTCAGCATTGCAACAAATGTACACGGGGTACTCATCATTGCAACAAATGTACACGGGAGTACCCAGCATTGCAACAAATGTACACGGGGTACTCAGCATGGCAACAAATGTACACGaggtacacataggtcaaaagtttagGATAAACTGGTTTACAGCATAACATTATATGGATTGCTTTCTTCAATGATTGATGTCATTTCATTCTATTTAGGTCGATCCGAGCGAGTTGAAGTCTATAGGAATGGACAGCACATTGCCAACTTAACCGATGACCAGGAATATGATTTTAATATGCCAGTGTACCATaagtaaacatttctttattgattGTTCCAAATCTTATTTACATATTCTGAGGAAGTAAATTTTTCTGTATAAAACAGACTAGGTTTTACAAACTCAAATGTTAACTAAATacaatgtaaatgtttttaatgattCTTATTTGACAACTCCATGATGATTCTAGAATCTAATAATGAATTCAGGAATGAGGCTTCATATTGATATTATTATACTCTAATGACATCAGGAATGAGGAGTCATAATGACATTATTATACTCTAATGACAGCAGATATATTCTAGAATAATGgttgtcacagctttcctattatataactctatctacttataactcgatagaatctaccttaagtctcgatacgtctaggtgtccctagttcagttctagttaacgaaataaaacaattaatcactagatcaaacacataaacttttaatcagctttactgtatatcacacacgctggtctctctctgacaaacaaaacacacttccggtcattcgcgcagattgtaaaaatagattatacatacatacacacattcatccatGACAATGGTATCAAATTTTTTGCCATTTGTTAAGACAAGATATTGCCGTGCCTAATGATTAAAGATGAGTGCATCATATCACGTGTCATAGAAGACCCTGGTGTGGTCTATTTATTTTGTCACCACTAATgtagacaaagctgttgtctgcAAAGGATCTATTTAAGAAATAGTTTCCTTGTCAGCCCATGTCATAGGTTGAACAATTTCCAAATGTTTGTGCAAGAGTGATATAGTATATAATGTCCTAATGCATCCAATATTTTCTATTAAAATGACATCAAATATTTCCTTGCAAACAGTCATAACCCACCAATTCAACTGTTACCCGGCGATAAAATTGTTACAAGATGCTTCTTCAACACGTCAGCAATTCAACGCTGGACTTTCTTTGGTGAAGCTACCACTGATGAGATGTGTCTAGCTAACCTCCATTTATACCCAAGGTCTGCACTTAACTTTGAAGgtaaatacttttcttttttaagacaAAAGAAAGATAGTAGTAATAGTTTACTCTGAAagcttaattttaaataatttaagtcTTTAAGTTAATTAAGCTTAGGTTTGAATCCTGTTTATAAACGTGAAAAACaggatatattttttaaaagcaagaATACAGAAACACACGTTATACAGTGCTTAGCTTACATTCCGTATTTAGCGTGTAAAAGCTGTTTTATGTactgtagatagatagatagatagatagatagatagatagatagatagatagatagatagatagatagatagatagatagatagatagatagatagatagatagatagacagaccgacagacagatagatagatagatagatagatagatagatagatagatagatagatagatagatagatagatagatagtcagacagacagacaaacagacagacagacagacagacagatagatagatagatagatagatagatagatagatagatagatagatagatagatagataaatagatagatagatagatagatagacagacagacagacagacagatagatagatagatagatagatagatagatagatagatagatagatagatagatagatagatagatagacagaaagacagacagacagacagatagatagatagattgatagatagataataagatagatagatagataataagatagatagatagatagatagatagatagatagatagatagatagatagatagatagatagatagatagatagatagtcacaaaaatgcaaacgatttGGAATTTCAAGATTTCCAAGGAACGCAACATTATTCGTGCTATTCGCTACTGTGAGCCAGTAACCtacagtgacctacatattttttttacacgatCACGCAGACCAATCGCTCGTCTGACAGAAGTCTATTTGAGATCCATTGTGTAGACGTCTGTGCATATCTTAACGCAGACTTTAATTTTATTCTGGTGTACTCTTATGTACCGCGTTCTTTGTGGGTTCTATAGCAATCTTTTTCAGGAAACAATTGCTACCAGCAGGTTTTCTACCTGTCTGTACGGGTAATTTTACATCTgggctgttgttgtttttttctaaatttctgCGGAAGGATATATCTGTCACACTTTTTGACTCTAAACTCCAAAATGAAAAACAGGCATTACGATCATTTCCATAAGAAACAAGTGCTCATCCCAGTtagaaattttgcataataatATCTGCTGATAAAGTGATGCCTTTTTAGCAGTTCACGCACGACTGCATCGCTCGTATAGAGACtgatcaattttattttgttctaggCCATACCTACACaccgagaaaaaaaattcaatgcagacaactttttaaaaaagtgacagcagcaagacacaaaggcccgaacacgttttttttttttttttgattcttattacaattgtttttgtttgaaattcaacaagaaaaatacacaatacactgtacgtattatcattagCAAAACTTAAGActgtactttctgctatgcacgagcggcatagACTGCcttgatgtcttcgaggctgtgtttggcctaatcattttgctggtcggcatgggcctttgatggcacttccattttttgtttgctccttccctcccccgtcttttaatggttccaatgaaatttaaccaaaaagagtgagagaggttaagttagaaaacattcaTATAACGCAAAAAAATggcgcgacaattagctcttttaCAAtgcttaatagaaattaactttaacacatacacacagccgcgaaattgcaaaccacccaacttattcacagctcaatatgggtatacagttctactttctgcgatttgaaaagaaaaagtaagtttctttttgtttattttaataacatagatctaaaaacacTACACTTAACTtaaaggcttaaaaaaaaacattcaattaaaaaataaatctagatctaaatcaatttttataatattgtGATTAATGgtaaacttatgcttagtatgacgTCATTAAAGggtttttagcggaagagtagcaggctaattgcactgtagatacctcagaatatgcatttttaaagcttaaaataacggaaataatgcttggttccggggcttcgccccagaATCCACtggggggagctcacagcgcttcctcggactccctagctgccctttggcggtgtgtaccGTCTTTCCagtaattataggaagagagtattctagggtagaaaattttgtttgaaagaatgaaacattaaaatgtaatgaagattaattacatatacacacatactaatatatatatatatatatatatatatatatatatatatatatatatatatatatatatatattgcggagtggggtaaaaatcccccccccaccagaaaatatatgacatgccatttgtgggccggtttatatggtaatgcccgggccgattttgatacacAATCCGCCCCTgctacgaatgcatacatccagttttcaatgcgttatcaaactttatatatttgtagagaattaggcatacacctataatataacacatgggcgtagccgggaggggagggtcttcaaaccatcacttgcctcagacctcattgtctgaaagggaaactttacttactgccccagtgcagccaatttaagcaaactagtcaccaaatttcatgagcgtagctaaaagggtttttgtggtttcccttccccctccaatacaaaagctaagcattttaccattttctaccagcaGCTGGACActattgaatagcagatttggtttttgaatttttttagcggaagagtagcaggctaattgcactgtaaatacctcagaatatgcgtttataaagcttaaaataacggaaattaTGCTTGgttcacagcgctcccccggactccctagctgccctttggcggtatgtactgtctttccactaattataggaagagagtattctagggtagaaaaaacgtttgaaagaatgaaagatcagaatgtaatgaagattaattacatatacacacacactaatatatatataaattgcggagtggggtaaaaatccccccccccaccgaaaatatatgtcatatcatttgtgggccggtttatatggttaagcccgggccgatttcgatactcagtccgcccctggtctgGGTGGGTCATGTGACCATGAGCCTCTTGAGGGGAAAGTGTGGGATTGAGCACACTTTCGCTTACAAGTAtcgagtgttgtttttttccgcCAACTCCATTGTTACTGAAGTGACCGGATCCGAGGGTCGGTCTACGGTCATGCCTTGGCCAGGACTGTCCATTGTTTCGCTATATTTAATTCACCATTGTTTCCTGTACGTGTGTCTTTGCCTAACGCTGCATACAAAGTACTTACTAAATCGATGGTATACAATTCAGAGCAGACAATATTTCAAATCAAGTTCTTTTAATTAAAGTGTGTGTACGTGGTCCTGTTCGTTTGTTTGCGTTTTGAGTCTCTTCCTGTTCTTAGCGTTGTTTTTCGTTTCTTTTGATTCTAGCCTTCCCCACAATAACAGGCTTAGCAGAAGGTGATCTATCATTTTGTGATCTGTCTCAAGGAACTCCGTTCAAAGGGTGTAACTGGGCGTCTCTGGTCAATCCCGAGAAGGAAGACTTTGTTCGTTTATCTCAAGATCTGTACGATAATTGTAATCTTGATGGATTCTGTCGGTAATTTTCTGTGCTGATATTAAATAGACTCTGTtgttaatactattttttttatatgacgacagggccggatttacgtATGTAGAgaccccgggggggggggatttttgtggaggcctcTACAAGTTTTCGAAAGCTATAATAAAGATGTACTTATGAATGccaatacttatatctaaaagttTGCTATTTTTAGCAGAAAGAAATAGagtttttgtaaatttaatctcactttccttttaaacaaatgtttaatatgcatattttagttttaaaaaagtgtatatGTTTTTAGTATGTCGAGGGTAAGGCTCTTGGTAGAGGCTCTGTCATAAATCCGGagctgtatttatttattccaaGCATGTTGCCAACAAGCTgacacttcttaatcacgacattttttggaagtttaaaaaaaaaagagaagaaatcaaaatgatttaaaaaaaaagacttaagtTTCTGACCCTCAAAATTCGGATTCTCTTTGATgtaggcccctttcttgtggaaaCCCCGGGGGATGTATATGATGCAAAACAGAAGCGAACTAAGACCGTAAATTCAACACGTTTCC from Biomphalaria glabrata chromosome 9, xgBioGlab47.1, whole genome shotgun sequence encodes the following:
- the LOC129928319 gene encoding dopamine beta-hydroxylase-like, producing MFKEPVYVIFGYNHMHLTGRSERVEVYRNGQHIANLTDDQEYDFNMPVYHNHNPPIQLLPGDKIVTRCFFNTSAIQRWTFFGEATTDEMCLANLHLYPRSALNFEAFPTITGLAEGDLSFCDLSQGTPFKGCNWASLVNPEKEDFVRLSQDLYDNCNLDGFCRPECKEVIQSIVSSPCFQGHTAKFVKTHLAKTKPGLEVLVRLQSCSVNLF